Genomic DNA from Solanum dulcamara chromosome 4, daSolDulc1.2, whole genome shotgun sequence:
CCGGGAAACCCACTCAGAGGACCTTTGGCCTGGAAATCATCGTACACCGGACGCACTTGCTTCCCAATCTCCATCTCGCTATGAGCAAAGTGGCACTTATCACCAAACCTGCACCCTTCTTCAGTGTTGAACTTGCTGCAAAACTTTGATTTCACAGCGGGGCCAGGACCATCACTAAAAGAGGCATTATTCCTTCCAAATGGAGGTGCTGGGTTCGAACCCATGTTTGATAGCTGGCTCATAGCAGTGTAGCCAGGAACATAATGAAGAAAGTGACATCCCGCTCCAAATGAGCATCCGGAAGTGCTACACCACATCAATAAAATGATTGTTAGCATAAGCGCAACTGAGCAACCAAAGAGACAGGTAAATGGAGCCAAGAACAGAGAGCACACTGGTGTGAATATTGTTAAATCGTCAGCATTTCTTTAGAAGATTAGCTTTCTCCCTTCCTGTTTTACAAGCTCATAACATTGTTTCAGCAAACACTACCTACTATTACTTACATAGAGTGATTGCTGTTAAGATATCATAGCActagaaagaaaatattattttctgaaATAAGATTACCACCTTTAAAAAACCCTGTCTGTTCAACATGAACTTAAAGGCGAGAGATGATTGAAAATTAAGATACCAAGTAATAgtgctaaaaaaatatatcactaAACAATGACCCCATGAATATCAAATGAGCTTATTCCATAAATGTAAGGCACAATGCACGAGAAACCAACACCAGAATCATTAATCTGGATGCCAGGAAAACCAGCTCATAGATCAACTGCTTTCtaattacttgaaattagaAAGAGAAAGTATATGAGGAACTTCAGCCTGAACTAAATAGATAATTTACCAGGTTCATTCTTCATGTACATCGAATTCTTGATGCTAAACAGTTCCATCTCAGAACATAAATCAGATCTATTAACCACAACTCACAACGGCGAGTTAAAATTACAATTTCAAATGAAGAATAGTCTAATACAAAAAAAGAAGCCCAAAAGTTATAATGCTTCCAGGTTTGCATGATTGGCATATACACAACATTTAAGAAATGTTTGATGTGAGTTATTATATATCGGTATAACAGCAGCAATGATGATGTCGACCACACCATAACCTCAAAATAGTTGAGGTGAGGTTGGCTATGTGAAACTTTTCTATCAATTCCATTAGGAACAATTTTATTTCAATAGTCAATACTTAAGATAAATAAGGGTTTGTAACACTAGAGGATCTCAAGTCTAAACATAAAACACTTGTCCAACATTGACATACAGATTTGTAAAACAAACTTAAAGATTCCTAGCTAACACGTGACCTAATGAAAGTTCAATAAAATAGTGTTCCGCATATTGGTATGATATAAGTAATGGTATTTACCAGGTAAAAGTTCAGCTTATCTACAACCGTTGAGCATCAAACCCTACACTCATTTCATATAACAATTATAGACTCCATCTATAACGACAGTGTCTTTTTGACCATATACCATTTACGCACTTTTCAGTTACCAATATTAACTGgctaagaaaagaaaatttagtgTTTAATCATCTTGTCGTTATTGAATAAGTTGGATTTTTAATGATTGTATTGTACGACAAAGAATAGTTTAATCTTCTTGTCGTTGTTGAAGAAGTTGGATTTTTAATGATTGTATTGTACGACAAAGAATGGTTATGGAAAAACACTACAATCactgaataattaaaatgaggAAAACAATTGTACTAAGTTCATATTCCACCCCACCCCCCGAATCCAAGATGTATTCATGACTTCCAGTACCATCAGTGTAGTTGGTTACCAGACAGTCATGGTTCTATTAAGAGAGCATTGCCTCTAATTTAGTCCAATAGCTAATAACTCACATATAATCTAAAACAATATGGATTGCTAGAAGCTCACAACACAGGCACACTAGTTATATAgacttaggggtcgtttggttgggaacaagttatcccggaataagttattccaccatgtatatgggataacttatctcatcaCTGAGGTATAAATGGTGGAATAAATAATCTCAAGACTGCCTAATACCTCCAACCAAATGCAAAATAAAATAGGCCTGCATTTTATCCCTGTTATTATAATACCTTATACCTCACACTAAACGACTACTTAGAGAGTACAGTAATAAAAATTACGTTTCACAGAGATTATATAGAAAATAGGGAGAGTTTGACGAGTATCAATTTCAAGCTCTATTCACACACATCCACACTCAACCTCAATCTTGAAAAACATCTTCCCACGGGAAAACTTATTTAAGCAGTTCTTGATCCAACACTTTGGCTTGAACATCCTCAATGGTATAGAAATTTTCTATAGGGAATCTGCGAGTAACTACAGCTGATTGATAATGTCGAGAGATGCAGAGGTAAAGAGTGCTTGCTTCTTTCccttttttctatctttttcttttttatgaaCGAGAAATAGTCTAGGGCCAACCCTAAGACTAACTTGAGCCTTCAAAACTCAGGGATAACAGGCCCTCCCCTCTACTCTTCTCTACTTGAATGCCATGCTTAGTTTGCAGGGCACAAGGCTCGAACCTATGACCTAAGTCACAACTCACAAGTCCCTCAATCTTTGCCACATGAACTAAGCCCTGGGGCTTCTTTTCTACATTCATGATGACATTATAAGTAGTGCTCCAACAACATTTGCCTTGTAAAATTTGCAGctggaattatttttttaccatCACAAGCTTGTTATTCCAAATGTTAACGTTCAAGCATtacaaaatattaaaacatagaTGAATCAAATTGAGAAtacttgtttttaatgaatGAAGCATGAAACCTGAAAAACTTCATGCATGGCTTTGATTTGCTTCCTACACCAGTCGTAAAGGATTCTGATTCTGTTGCAAAAGATTGAATATTTCTCTTTAGTTCATAATTTCCGGTGACATTAACAGTTGCCAATATATTTAATAGATCCAAATATTCACACAGTAGAATGCTGCAAACAACCCAATTTTAGTAGTAGTTCTCATTACAAATTCCAAAATCACCTaaacttaattaaaaaattagttCATGATCAAGTGATGAACAATTTTTAAACAAACTCGCAAAACTATAAAGATGACCCCTTTTATCAAAAATTCGTCTATTACTTTTTTTGTTCTCTATGTATGAGTGTGCTGATAGATAGAATGAAAAAGGAACAGTAAAGAGAAGCATCTAAAACAGCATAAAGAGAAAACTAACCATCTCTTGATTTCTTCATGCCTCCACCTCCACTTCTATCAAAAGCACCACCTCCTCTTCTCTTCCTCCCAAATTCCATTATCAATCGAATAGATAATACCCAAAAATCAAAGAATTTAACCAAAACAAAAGCACTGGAAAATGCTAGGGTTTTTGGTTTGCTTTGCCCGGAGAGAGAATTCGGCGATTAAAGTTTGAGATTCAAAATTTTCCAGCTTTAGATCCGCGCATATGTATGTGTAATCCTCGTATTTGTTCCTTCAGGGACATCCTAATAAAACAAAATGTAATTAAGTGAACTAGACGTATTATTAATGATGGAATTAATTATATGTGAATATTTAGGataattttactttaaattatgtatatttatagATTCATACTTCTTTTATTACTAATATCATATTTTGCTAGGTTCAATACTGAAAATTTTGTCAAATCGAGAATTAAATAATATCCTATCTAATATATGCATGTTATTTGATAGTGTATAAGAATACTACTCACTGGATAAGGTGTAATAGTATTGAAATAATGATCTATTTAATTCattgattattttgatatattaaaaataatatgtaatAAATAATTTCTATAAAAGTTGTTTGtttgtaaaaatattataaacatATCTTTAATCATATTTATGTGTGTATCAAAGTATTGCTAATACCATATTTACTATGTATaagttatataaaaataatgctaaataaagtatattaattatatgtaaattaaaaatttataccatataaaaaaattaataattatatttttatttaatatatctTACCAAATAACCCCTAAAAGTTATACATAATTAAATTGTCTAAAAAGTTATTTGGTTCACAAATCACAATTGTGACGGgattaataatataaaagttATCATaatgccaaaaaaa
This window encodes:
- the LOC129886912 gene encoding zinc finger CCCH domain-containing protein 14-like — encoded protein: MEFGRKRRGGGAFDRSGGGGMKKSRDESESFTTGVGSKSKPCMKFFSTSGCSFGAGCHFLHYVPGYTAMSQLSNMGSNPAPPFGRNNASFSDGPGPAVKSKFCSKFNTEEGCRFGDKCHFAHSEMEIGKQVRPVYDDFQAKGPLSGFPGYLEPSQPGLAATNFGASATTTISIDASLAGNIIGKNGVNSKQICQITGVKLFIKEHETDTNKRNVELQGTFDQINQASAMVRELISNISTPTGGLKNAVPFTRGPSGPLKTKMCANFSKGLCTFGEKCHFAHGPSELQKPLA